In the Sandaracinus amylolyticus genome, TGCTCGACGTGGCGCGGGCGCGTGCGGCGTACGAGCAGCTCGTCGCGCTGCGCGATGCGCTCTCGCCGCGCGAGCCGCTGCCGCTCTCGTTGCTCGCGTCGGTGCCCGATCTGTTCATCGCGCGCGGGCTGCCCGATCTGCGCGTGGCGCGCGAGGCGCTGGCGCGCGCGACCGAGCAGGCGTGTCGCGGCGTGATGGAGATGCGCGCGCGCGAGGGCGCGGCGCTCGCGGCGGATCTCGACGGGCGCGTCGATCGGCTGGTGGAGCACGTCGAGGCGATCGAGGCGCGTGTGCCCGAGGTCGTCGACAACGCGCGGCGCCGCCTCGCGGAGCGCATCGAGAAGCTGCTCGCGCAGGTGGGCGGGACGATCTCGCAGGTCGGTGTGCTGGAGGAAGGACGCCTCGAGCAGGAGATCGCGATCTTCGCCGATCGCTGCGACGTGACCGAGGAGTGCACGCGCCTGCGCAGCCACTCGGATCAGTTCCGCGCGCTGCTCGCGACGGGCGCGGCGGAGGCGCTGGGGCGCCGGCTCGACTTCCTGCTGCAGGAGATGGCGCGCGAGGCGAACACGATCGGCGCGAAGAGCGCGGACGCGGAGACCGCGCGGCTCGTCGTCGAGGTGAAGGCCGACGTCGAGCGCATGCGGGAGCAGGTCCAGAACGTCCTCTGATCGCGAGCGCTTCGGCGAGAGGCGCGGGGAGGGCCGGTGCTCGCGGCTGCCGTTCACGAGCGGCGCGAGCTTCGGGACGCGGAGCTTCGCTCGCTGCGTGCGCTGTTCGCGCACTCCGCTCGCTCGCCGACGATCTCGGCTTGCCGTCTCCCAGGCCCGCTGCGTGGGCCCGTCGGCCCCTCCTCCCCACGCCCGGTACCGCGGTTCTGCTTGCCGCGGCCCGGACGCTCGCGAGTAGCGCCGCGCTTCGCGCGGCAATTGGGGTGCGATGCCGAAGTCGTCGGCGGCTGGATCAGATCACGCGGTCGCTGCCGCCGTCGATCGGGAGCTGGGCGCCCGTCGTCGCGCGCATCTTCACCAGGGCGAGCGCGGCCTCGGCGACGTCCTTGGTGGTCACCTCGGCGCGCAGCAGGTTCTGCCGCTTGTACTGCTCGACGCTCACGCCGTAGCTCTTCGCGCGCAGCGCGATCGTCTCGTCGCTCCACAGCTCGGTGTCGAAGACCTTGTCGGGGTGCAGCACGTCGACGCGCACGCCCGCGGGCGCGAGCTCGATCGCGGCGACGCGCGCGAGCTGCGTGACGCCCGCCTTGCTCACCGAGTACGCCGCGGCGCCGGGGCCCGGCGCGGGTACGTTGCGCGACGCCATCATGATCACGACGGGCTCGACGCCGAGCTGCAGGTACGGCGTCGCGGCGCGCAGCACCTTGAGGTGCGACGTGAGGTTGAGCGCGAGCGCGCGCTCCCAGTACGCGTCGTCGAGCTCCTCGATGCGCTTGCTCGGCGGGAAGTCGCCTGCGTTCGAGACCAGCAGGTCGAGGCCGCCGAAGCGGCGCACGCACGCGTCGATCGCGGCGTTCACCTGCGCGGTGTCGGTCACGTCGCAGGCGATGCCGAGCGCGTCGTCGCCCTTCCACGCGCTCGTGATCTCGGCGCGCCGATCGAGCACGCACACCGCGGCGCCCTCGGCGCGGAAGCGCTGCGCGATCGCGCGCCCGATGCCGCTCGCGCCGCCGGTGATCAGCGCGACGCGCCCTGCGAGCGAGGGGCTCGCGCCGGGCTTGCGCAGCTTGCGCTGCTCGAGCTCCCAGTACTCCATGTCGAAGAGATCGCGCTCTCCGAGCGGCGTCCATCCGCCGAGCGCCTCGGCCCACTGCACGCAGCGGATCGTGTGGCGCGCGATGTCGCCGATCTGCGCGGCCGCTTTCGCCGCGGTGCCGAACGCGAGCGTGCCGACGCCGCGCCACACCGCCCATCGCGGCGCGGGATCGAGGCGGGTGCGCGACCCATCGTCGTTGCGCGTGAAGTACGCGTCGTACTCGCGCGCGTAGGCGTCGATCGCGGTGGCGGGATCGGCGTCGATCACCGCGGGCACGCGCTTGGTGCGGATCACGTGATCGGGCGTGACCGGGCCGCGCGTCGCGATGTGCGCGACGTCGTCGCGCGACGCGTAGCCCGCTGCGTCCTCGCTCGCGTCGACGCGCGCGATCATCGCTCGACCGGCAGCGCGCGAGACCTCGCGGCGGATCGTCGCGAGCGCGCGCGGATCGATGTCCGATGCGCGCGGGGCGCGACGCGGCGCGCTCCACGCGCCGCTCCTCTTCAGCGCGTCCTCGGCCTCGCTCACCAGACGGATCGTGCGCTCGTAGCTCTCGCGCGCGTCGTCCGAGAACGTGAAGAGCCCGTGGTGCATCAGCACCATGCCCTCGAGCGAAGACCAGTCGGCGCTCCGCGTGATCTCGCGCACCGCGCGCGCGAGGACGAACCCCGGCATGACGTAGGGCACGTAGAGCACGCGATCACCGAACACCGCGCGGATGCGGGCATCGCCGTCGGGCGTGTTGGTCAGCGTGATCACCGCATCGGCGTGGGTGTGATCGACGAAGCGGTGCGGGAGGATCGCGTGCAGGATCGCTTCGATCGAGGGATCGGGCGCGCTCGGATCGAGCAGCGCGGCGCGCTGCTCGCGCACCATGTCGACGTCGGAGAGCGCGGTGAGATCGGCCATGCGCAGCAGCGCGCGCATGCGCACCGGCGAGAAGCCCGCGGGCTCGATCGTCGCGAGATCCCAGCCGCTGCCCTTCACCCAGAGCACGTCGGTGTCGTCGCCGAAGAAGTCCTTCGTCGTGCCCTTCACGCTCGTGTTGCCGCCGCCGTGCAGCACGAGCGAGGGCTCGGCGCCGAGCAGCCGCGACGTGTAGCAGCGGAGCTGGAGCAGATCGGTGGGCGCGTCCTCGGCGCGGTAGCGGCTCTCCATGCGCGCGGAGGATATCGTCACCGCGTCAGCGCATCACGATCTCGAGTCGCTCACCGGGCTCGATCTCGACGGTGCGGCGCATCGTGCGCTCGGAGCGCGAGGGCCCGGCCTCGATCAGATGCGAGCCGGCGGAGAGCGAGCGACGGATCGGCGACGAGCCGACGTAGTCGCCGTCGATCCAGACCTCGCCGAACGGCATGACGACGATGCTCACCGAGCCGGGCGCGCGCTCGACCGGCGGGGGAGGCGGAGGGGGAGGGGGTGGCGGCGGCGGAGGCGGAGGCGACGTGCCCGCGTCGCGGCGTCGCCGGCCTCCGCCGGGATGCGAGCTCTCGGCCGAGCCCGCATCGACACTCACCACCGGCGCGACCCATGCGTCGATCTCCACGACGCCCGCGTCCTCCGACGCTCGCGCGAACCCGGCATCGGGCAGCACCAGCACCGGAGGCGAGTCGCCCGCCATGCTCGACGGCTCGTCGTTCGTCCGCGTCATCAGCACCGCGAGCGCGGCGCCGAGCCCGACCAGCGCGACCGCGGCCACGCCGCCGACGAGCGGCATCAGCGAGCGCTGTCGCGGCAGCTCGCGCAGCGACTCGACCGGCATCGGCGTCGCGCCGCTCGGCCGCGTGAGCTCCGCAGGCGGCCCCGACGCTCCGGGGCGCGAGAACGACGGCGGCGTGCCCGGCGGATACGCGGAGCCTCCTGGGCCCAGCTGCGCGGCGAGCTCGGGCCCCACCGCGGTCGCCGTGTACTGCGGGCTCGTGTTGCCGAAGGGCGGCGGCACGGGCGTCGGCGTCATCACCGTCGGCGCCCCATCGAAGGGCGCGCGCGTGCGCGTCGCGTCGTGACCCGACGCCGGCTGCGGCCCTCCGCCCCACTGCGGGCGCTCGCCGGGCATCGCGCTCGTGGGCTCGTACGCGATCGCCGGCTGCTGGCTCGGCGGCGCGCCCGCGCGCGTCGTCTCCTCGAGGCGGCGCACCAGATCGCCCAGGATCCGCCGCGCGGTGGGCGGCGGCGCGATGTCGACCAGCGCGTCGACCAGCTCCGCCGCGCTCTGGAAGCGCGCGTCCGGGCTCGGGTCGAGCAGCTTCTCGACCGCGTCCACGAGCGTCTTCGGCGCGCTCGGGCAGAGCTCGGCGAGCCCGGGGCGACGTCCCTCGCTGATGCGCTGCAGCGTGTCCAGATCGGTCGCGCCGACGAAGGGCCGGCGCCCCGCGAGCGCCTCGAAGAGCAGCACACCGAGCGCGAAGAGATCCCCGCGCGCATCGAAGCGCCCCTGCAGCGCGTACTCGGGCGCCATGTACGGGACCTTGCCCTTCACGGTCCCGGTGGTCGTCAGCATCGTCGACTTCGAGACCGCCTTCGCGATGCCGAAGTCCGTCAGCTTCACCTCGCCCGCGCGGCTCACCAGCACGTTCGACGGCGAGATGTCGCGGTGCACGACCGGCCCGCCGCCCCCTGCGCCGTGATGTCCCTGCAGGTTGTGGGCGTAGTCGAGCGCCGTCGCGAGCTCGTTCGCGAGGTGCACCACGAGCCCCGACGTCATCGTCTCGCCGCGCTCCTCGAGCGCACGGAGCAGACGATAGAGGTCCATCCCGTCGACCAGCTCGAGCGCCAGGTAGTGCGACGCGTCGGCCACGCCGAAGTCGACGACCTGCACGATGTTCGCGTGCCGGAGCTGCGCCGAGACCCGCGCTTCTTCGAGGAACTGATGGACGAACGCGGCGTCCTTCTCGAACGCCGGCAGGATCCGCTTCACGCAGACGCGCTGCTCGAACCCACCGGGCCCGCGCCGCACCGCGAGGAAGGTCTCTGCCATCCCTCCCGCGCCGAGCCGGCTGACGAGCTCGTAGGGCCCGAATCTCCAAGGGCTCCCCGCCACGCGGCGTCGAGGCTAGCACGCGGCAACCCGCGCCGGGCCGTTCAGTCAGCTGGAGTGCTCGCGCCGTCACGCCAGCGCGGCTCGGTACTGCTCCGGCGTGCGCCCGGTCCACCGCCGGAACGCGCGGAAGAACGCGCTCGGCTCGGAGTAGCCCACGAGCATCGCGACCTCGTACACCGCGAGGCGAGGCTCGCGCAGGTAGATCTCGGCGAGCTGGCGCCGCGTGTCCTCGAGCAGCTCCTGGAAGACGACGCCTTCCTCTTTGAGCCGGCGCTGCAGCGTCCGCTCGCTCATCCCGAAATGACGCGCGATCCCCGACTGCGAGGGCACGCCGTGCCGCAGCGCCTCCGTCAGCTTCCGCTGCACGCGATCGGTCAGGCGATCGTCGCCGGGCAGCACCTTCAGCAGCGAGTGCGCGTGGTGCTCGAGGTAGCCGTAGAGCCGCGGGTTCGCGTTCACGATCGGCACGTCGAGGATCTCGCCGGGGAGCACGAGCCGCGACGCGGGCGCGCCGAAGCGCGGCGTCCGACCGAAGTGCGCGACGAGCGCCGAGACGTCGGGCGGCGCCGGGTGCTGGAACCACACGTCGAGCACCGGGAAGTCGCGTCCGGTCAGCGTCCGCAACATCGTGAGGCCGCTCGACATCGACCACTCGGCGGGGTGTCGCAGTCGCACGAAGCGCGGCGCGAGCACCTGCTCGAGCACCGCGCGCCCGTCCTCCTCGAAGAAGCGCCCGATGAACACGTCGCAGAGCAGGCTGCCGAAGCGCTCCATGCAGCGGCCGAGCTCGCGCGGGGTCGCACACTGCAGCATCAGATAGCCGAGCGCGCCGAGCGACTCGATCGCGAAGTGGCGCCCGAGCCGCACTCCGAGATCGTCGATGTCGGGGAGCGCGAGGATCACGTCCCAGATCGCCATGTGCTGCTTGAACGGCACGCGCGCGTCGGGGTTCGCGAGGAGCTCGGGCGTCAGCTCCGCGCGGGCGAGCACCTCTTCGCGAGGCACGCCCAGCATGACTGCGACGTCCACGAGCGTCGCAGTGAACGAAGCGACGACGGTCGCGACAGCCATGCGCCGTCGGATGATACGGCGCGCCCGGCGCGCGGCGCCATCGTCCACGCGATTGTCGCCCGCGGTCAGTCGTGACGCGCCCCGATGCCGCCAATCGTCGACGAGGAGACTCTCATGCGACGAAAGATCGTCATCGCGCTCGCTTCTGCGCTCGGGCTCGTGATCGCGGCGGGCACGGTGCTGGTGTACGGCGCCTCGCAGCCGGTGAGCGCGCCCTATCCCGAGGTGAGCGCGGATCGGAGCGAGCACGGCATCGCGCGCGGGCGCGTGCTCTTCGAGGGCACGTGCGCCCAGTGCCACCGCGCGCCGGGCTCGACGCGCGTCGCGGGCGCGCCGCTCTCCGAGGTCCCTGCGTTCCTCGGCGAGTTCCACTCGCGCAACCTCACGCGCCATCCGACGGCGGGCATCGGCGGGTTCACCGATCGCGAGATCGCGCGTCTGCTGCGCTACGGCGTCGCGCGCGATGGGCACGCGTCGCTGATGCCGACCTACGGCTTCTCCGACGACGACCTCGCGGCAGTGCTCGGGTTCCTGCGCTCCGACGATCCGCTCTTCGAGGCCGACGGGACCGAGACCCCGCCCTCGCGACCCTCGCTCGTCGGGCGCGTGCTCGTCCGCGCCGGGCTGCCCGATCCCGCGACGCGTCCGGTGCGCGGCATGCGCGCGCCCCCGCGCGGACCGAGCGTCGAGTACGGCCGCTACCTCGCGCACGACGTCTTCGACTGCGCGGGGTGCCACACGCCGGGATACGATCCCGACAAGACGAACGGCGGCGACCTGCTGCGTGGCGGGTTCGAATTCGTCGGCGCCGATGGTGCGCCGGTGCGCTCGCCGAACCTGACCGCGCACGCGAGCGGCCTCGCCGAGTGGACCTCCGCCGACCTCGGCCGCGCGCTGCGCGACGGCCTGAAGCCCGACGGCACCGCGGTGCGCCCGCCGATGCCGCTCTTCCGCGGGCTCGGCGACGACGAGGTCGAGGCGCTCTTCGTGTACCTGCGCAGCGTCCCCGCCCTCGAGGGAGAGGTCCCCGCGGCGCAGCCGGTGCGCACGCCTCGCCCGAGCGATGCGCGCGCGCCCGAGCAGCTCTTCGTCGAGCTCGGCTGTCCCGGGTGCCACGCGCCGGGCGCGCGTCATCACGCGCAGCTCGAGCAGGCGCGCGGTGAGGACCCCGAAGCGCTCGCGCGGTGGATCCAGCACCCCGAGACGTTCCAGCCCGGCACGCCGATGCCGAGCTATGGCTCGCTCCTCTCCGACGCGGATGCGCTCGCGCTCGCACGATGGGTGAGCGAGGGCGCGTCGCGCACGCAATGACCGCGCAGTACGCTCGCGCCCGCATGACCGATCGCACGCTTCGTCCTGCCACCCTCGCGGTGCACGCCGGGGAAGAGCCCGACCCGAAGACCGGCGCGCTCGAGCCGCCGATCGTCCTCGCGAGCGCCTACGCGTTCCCGTCCGCCGACGACGCGGCCGCGCAGTTCCGCGGCGAGCAGGACGGCTGGATCTACGGGCGCTGGCGCAACCCGACGGTCGAGTCGTTCGAGCGCAAGATCGCGGCGCTCGAGGGCGCGGAGGCGACGGTCGCGCTCGCGAGCGGCATGGCGGCGGTGAACGGCGCCATCGCGGCGTGCGCGCGCGCCGGCGAGCACGTCGTCGCGCCTCGCAGCGTGTACGCCGAGGCCGCGCGGCTGATGCGCG is a window encoding:
- a CDS encoding YicC/YloC family endoribonuclease, which encodes MHESATPTLRSMTGHGLGEAPLGPGRVHIEIRSVNHRYLEVRVRLPAEVVEHTGFVEEAVRNALGRGRVEVTGRISGDAIGAPVLDVARARAAYEQLVALRDALSPREPLPLSLLASVPDLFIARGLPDLRVAREALARATEQACRGVMEMRAREGAALAADLDGRVDRLVEHVEAIEARVPEVVDNARRRLAERIEKLLAQVGGTISQVGVLEEGRLEQEIAIFADRCDVTEECTRLRSHSDQFRALLATGAAEALGRRLDFLLQEMAREANTIGAKSADAETARLVVEVKADVERMREQVQNVL
- a CDS encoding AraC family transcriptional regulator codes for the protein MAVATVVASFTATLVDVAVMLGVPREEVLARAELTPELLANPDARVPFKQHMAIWDVILALPDIDDLGVRLGRHFAIESLGALGYLMLQCATPRELGRCMERFGSLLCDVFIGRFFEEDGRAVLEQVLAPRFVRLRHPAEWSMSSGLTMLRTLTGRDFPVLDVWFQHPAPPDVSALVAHFGRTPRFGAPASRLVLPGEILDVPIVNANPRLYGYLEHHAHSLLKVLPGDDRLTDRVQRKLTEALRHGVPSQSGIARHFGMSERTLQRRLKEEGVVFQELLEDTRRQLAEIYLREPRLAVYEVAMLVGYSEPSAFFRAFRRWTGRTPEQYRAALA
- a CDS encoding c-type cytochrome — translated: MRRKIVIALASALGLVIAAGTVLVYGASQPVSAPYPEVSADRSEHGIARGRVLFEGTCAQCHRAPGSTRVAGAPLSEVPAFLGEFHSRNLTRHPTAGIGGFTDREIARLLRYGVARDGHASLMPTYGFSDDDLAAVLGFLRSDDPLFEADGTETPPSRPSLVGRVLVRAGLPDPATRPVRGMRAPPRGPSVEYGRYLAHDVFDCAGCHTPGYDPDKTNGGDLLRGGFEFVGADGAPVRSPNLTAHASGLAEWTSADLGRALRDGLKPDGTAVRPPMPLFRGLGDDEVEALFVYLRSVPALEGEVPAAQPVRTPRPSDARAPEQLFVELGCPGCHAPGARHHAQLEQARGEDPEALARWIQHPETFQPGTPMPSYGSLLSDADALALARWVSEGASRTQ
- a CDS encoding bifunctional aldolase/short-chain dehydrogenase, which produces MESRYRAEDAPTDLLQLRCYTSRLLGAEPSLVLHGGGNTSVKGTTKDFFGDDTDVLWVKGSGWDLATIEPAGFSPVRMRALLRMADLTALSDVDMVREQRAALLDPSAPDPSIEAILHAILPHRFVDHTHADAVITLTNTPDGDARIRAVFGDRVLYVPYVMPGFVLARAVREITRSADWSSLEGMVLMHHGLFTFSDDARESYERTIRLVSEAEDALKRSGAWSAPRRAPRASDIDPRALATIRREVSRAAGRAMIARVDASEDAAGYASRDDVAHIATRGPVTPDHVIRTKRVPAVIDADPATAIDAYAREYDAYFTRNDDGSRTRLDPAPRWAVWRGVGTLAFGTAAKAAAQIGDIARHTIRCVQWAEALGGWTPLGERDLFDMEYWELEQRKLRKPGASPSLAGRVALITGGASGIGRAIAQRFRAEGAAVCVLDRRAEITSAWKGDDALGIACDVTDTAQVNAAIDACVRRFGGLDLLVSNAGDFPPSKRIEELDDAYWERALALNLTSHLKVLRAATPYLQLGVEPVVIMMASRNVPAPGPGAAAYSVSKAGVTQLARVAAIELAPAGVRVDVLHPDKVFDTELWSDETIALRAKSYGVSVEQYKRQNLLRAEVTTKDVAEAALALVKMRATTGAQLPIDGGSDRVI
- a CDS encoding serine/threonine protein kinase; translation: MAGSPWRFGPYELVSRLGAGGMAETFLAVRRGPGGFEQRVCVKRILPAFEKDAAFVHQFLEEARVSAQLRHANIVQVVDFGVADASHYLALELVDGMDLYRLLRALEERGETMTSGLVVHLANELATALDYAHNLQGHHGAGGGGPVVHRDISPSNVLVSRAGEVKLTDFGIAKAVSKSTMLTTTGTVKGKVPYMAPEYALQGRFDARGDLFALGVLLFEALAGRRPFVGATDLDTLQRISEGRRPGLAELCPSAPKTLVDAVEKLLDPSPDARFQSAAELVDALVDIAPPPTARRILGDLVRRLEETTRAGAPPSQQPAIAYEPTSAMPGERPQWGGGPQPASGHDATRTRAPFDGAPTVMTPTPVPPPFGNTSPQYTATAVGPELAAQLGPGGSAYPPGTPPSFSRPGASGPPAELTRPSGATPMPVESLRELPRQRSLMPLVGGVAAVALVGLGAALAVLMTRTNDEPSSMAGDSPPVLVLPDAGFARASEDAGVVEIDAWVAPVVSVDAGSAESSHPGGGRRRRDAGTSPPPPPPPPPPPPPPPPVERAPGSVSIVVMPFGEVWIDGDYVGSSPIRRSLSAGSHLIEAGPSRSERTMRRTVEIEPGERLEIVMR